The genomic DNA GCGTTGCCCGCCACAGCGCAATCGGCGGCCCCGATGTCAGACCACGCCATGCACGTCGCCAAAAGCCCGACCTGCGGCTGCTGCGAGGCTTGGGTTGATCTGGCCCGGATCGAAGGGTTCGACGTCACCGCGACCGACATGGACGATGTGACCCCCGCCAAGACGCAGGCCGGCGTCCCGCAAAACCTGTGGTCCTGCCATACCGCTGTCGTCGACGGCTACGTCATCGAAGGTCACGTGCCGTTCGACGCCATCGCCAAGCTGCTGCGCGACCGCCCCGCGATCACCGGCATCTCGGCGCCCGGCATGCCGATGGGCTCGCCCGGCATGGGCGACGACCCGACCGCGCGTTTCGATGTGATCGCCTTCGGCGGTGAAGCGATCCCCGGCGAAATCTATTTTCAGGCAGGCGAATGAAGCGCAGCCTGATCGCGGGCATCGGTGTGGCGGCGGCGGGGGCGATCTGGTTCGTCACCGCCGATCGCACGGCGCAGGCCGAGACCATCACCTTGCGGCCCGATGACGCCGGGATCGTGGCGACGGGTGCCGAGATCTATGCCACCACCTGCGCCAGCTGCCACGGTGCGGCGCTGGAGGGGCAGCCGAATTGGAAATCCCGCAACGCAGACGGCCGGCTGCCGGCGCCGCCGCACGACGCCAGCGGGCACACATGGCATCACGACAGCGCCACCCTGTTCACCCTGACCAAGCTGGGGGTGGCCGAAATGATCGGCGACCCGGCTTACCAGTCCGACATGCCCGCCTACGCAGGCACCTTGACCGACGATCAGATCATCGCCGTGCTCAGCTACATCAAATCCACATGGCCGCAGACCATCCGCGACAGCCATGACATGAGGGACCAACCATCGTGAAAACAGCCATTCTGACCATAGCCTTCGCGCTGACCGCAAGCTTTGCATTCGCCCATGCCAAACCGGCGACGATGACGCCGGCGGACGGATCGACCGGGACCGCACCGGCCATCATCGAAATTCACTTTGACGACCCCATGCGTGTCACGGCCTTTACCCTGACCGGGCCGGATGGCGACATTGCCGTCACCCGCGCCGTGGGCATGGAGCCTGTCACCGATTTCAGCGTCACCCCCGATGATGCCTTGTCATCCGCCGCTTACACCGTGGACTGGCGTGGCATGTCGACGGATGGGCATCCGATGCAGGGCAGCTTCGGCTTCACGGTCGCGGACTGATCTGGGGTGGAGGGGGCTGCCGACATCGACGGTCTGGCCATTGCGGCCATTCTGGCAAAGGCCGCGGGCTATGCCGCGGCCTTGCTGGCCATGGGCGGTCCGTTGTTCGTAACCGGCTTTCGGCAACCACCCAAGGACGTGTCGCGGCTTGCGCGCCAGATTGCCGTGGCTGCGGCCCTCGTCGGTCTTGCGGTGCTGGCGCTGCGCTTTGGTATCCGGGCGGCGCGGATTTCAGGCATGGGGCTTTCGGGCGCCGTCGATCCCCTGATGCTGGGGTTCGTCTGGGACTCGCCGCTGGGCACGGCGGCCATCTGGCGTGGGGCGGGTTATGCCTGCATCCTTGCCCTGCTTCTGCGGCATCCGGCGGGCAAAGGTCTGTCACTGATCGGCACCCTGCTGATCGCCGTGTCCTATACCCGCGTCGGACATGCATTAAGCGATCCGCAGGTCGTGCTGTCGGCCTGTCTGGTGGCGCATCTTCTGGCGCTGGCGCTGTGGATTGCCGCACTGATCCCGTTGCGCCGTTCAGCTGGCCTGCCCGGGGCGGCGGCTTTGCTGCATGACTTTGGCCGCGTGGCCAGCGTGACCGTGCCGCTTTTGATCGTTGTCGGTCTTGTGTTTGCGTGGGTCATGGTCGGGTCGGTCTCGGCCTTGGTCGGGACCGCATACGGGCTCACGCTGCTGATCAAGGTCGCGCTTGTCTCCGTCCTGCTGTCGCTGGCGGCGCTGAACAAATGGCGTCTGGTGCCTGCCTTGGCACAAGACTTGCCCCATGCTATCGCCGCGCTGCGGCGCGCAATCACGCTGGAAATGGCGGTTGTCGGCCTGATCCTGCTGGCGACGGCGACACTCACGTCCGTCACGACGCCACCCCTCCATTTGTAGACATCATAATGGGGAAAAGCGGCAGCTCGGCGGCTAAGGCCAAGCTGACCTCAATCGGCGTCTTTTCCAGCCGGCCGATGAGTTCCTGAAATTTCGCGTGCTGATCGGCCGGATCACCGCTGTCGATAGCGGCTTGCACGCAATGATGTATGTGGTCCTCCAGGAACAGACGCGCGACGCCCTCCAGTGCGCACCTGACGCCGGCGGTTTTACCGTCGGTCGGTCAACTGCGTAGAACTTGTTGTCCCGGTTGATGAACCATGAACTTGCAAGGGTGTGGCCCCTGAAGAAGCGAGGCTCACGGTGCACAAAAGGCCAACCTACATGCAGGGGAACTATCCGGGGCATTTCTGGCCCTAGTTAGGCCGTCCGGCCCAATCGACTAAGTGTCTGAGATCGCTGGCTGGGGTGGTAGGAACCCCTGCCTTTCGATCACCTTCATCGCCTTACTCTACCAAGGCCCAGAAGTGGGGCATTTACGGGGGCCTTTTCGTATCCTGGGCTCAGGTCACCCATGACCAAGCTGCCACCTTTCGGGGGGCTTCTGGTGCTCTCTGCGGGATACTCAGGTGAGGACTAGTCTGATGCCGGAAGAAGTAGTGGAGCTAGGCCCCCGCCCGAACACCCCTGAGGCCCTGATGGTGGGGAGTGTGGGTGGGTGGTCAGCTGATGAGTGCTGTGTGGGTGGGGATAGAGGGGGGAGGTAATAGGTATAAGTAATGGATGAGAAGGAAGAAGAAGGAAGAGGAGGACTGAGGGAGAGGGAGATTAGGGTGGGGGGGGGTGTGTGATTAGGTGAAGGGGGTGGTGATGGGATCCGGG from Loktanella sp. M215 includes the following:
- a CDS encoding DUF411 domain-containing protein; protein product: MKAIKHTLSAIAIGLSAWALPATAQSAAPMSDHAMHVAKSPTCGCCEAWVDLARIEGFDVTATDMDDVTPAKTQAGVPQNLWSCHTAVVDGYVIEGHVPFDAIAKLLRDRPAITGISAPGMPMGSPGMGDDPTARFDVIAFGGEAIPGEIYFQAGE
- a CDS encoding c-type cytochrome is translated as MKRSLIAGIGVAAAGAIWFVTADRTAQAETITLRPDDAGIVATGAEIYATTCASCHGAALEGQPNWKSRNADGRLPAPPHDASGHTWHHDSATLFTLTKLGVAEMIGDPAYQSDMPAYAGTLTDDQIIAVLSYIKSTWPQTIRDSHDMRDQPS
- a CDS encoding copper resistance CopC family protein, coding for MKTAILTIAFALTASFAFAHAKPATMTPADGSTGTAPAIIEIHFDDPMRVTAFTLTGPDGDIAVTRAVGMEPVTDFSVTPDDALSSAAYTVDWRGMSTDGHPMQGSFGFTVAD
- a CDS encoding copper resistance D family protein, whose translation is MEGAADIDGLAIAAILAKAAGYAAALLAMGGPLFVTGFRQPPKDVSRLARQIAVAAALVGLAVLALRFGIRAARISGMGLSGAVDPLMLGFVWDSPLGTAAIWRGAGYACILALLLRHPAGKGLSLIGTLLIAVSYTRVGHALSDPQVVLSACLVAHLLALALWIAALIPLRRSAGLPGAAALLHDFGRVASVTVPLLIVVGLVFAWVMVGSVSALVGTAYGLTLLIKVALVSVLLSLAALNKWRLVPALAQDLPHAIAALRRAITLEMAVVGLILLATATLTSVTTPPLHL